Proteins encoded in a region of the Cyclopterus lumpus isolate fCycLum1 chromosome 23, fCycLum1.pri, whole genome shotgun sequence genome:
- the gdi2 gene encoding rab GDP dissociation inhibitor beta, with protein MNEEYDVIVLGTGLTECILSGIMSVKGKKVLHMDRNSYYGAESASITPLEDLYKRFDLPGKPSESMGKGRDWNVDLIPKFLMANGQLVRMLLITKVTQYLDFKVIEGSFVYKGGKIHKVPSTETEALSSSLMGLFEKRRFKNFLQFISNFDESNPKTMEDVDPQKTSMRTIFQKYKLGQEVMDFTGHSLALYRTDDYLDQPCIETINRIKLYSESLARYGKSPYLYPLYGLGELPQGFARLSAIYGGTYMLNKPIDEIVMENGKVVGVKSEGEIARCKQLICDPSYAMDRATKVGQVIRVICIMNHPVANTGDINSCQIIIPQNQVQREHDIYVCMISFAHNVAAQGKYIAIISTTVETSDPEKEIKPALDLLTPIEQKFVSISDQYAPIDMGTDSQVFISRTYDATTHFETTCDDIKDIYRRMTGSDFDFAEMERKKQDTFGDACD; from the exons ATGAATGAAGAATACGACGTCATCGTCCTGGGCACCGGGCTTACG GAATGCATTTTATCAGGAATCATGTCGGTGAAAGGGAAGAAGGTTCTGCACATGGACCGCAACTCCTACTACGGAGCTGAGAGTGCCTCCATCACGCCTCTTGAGGAT CTCTACAAGCGCTTCGACCTTCCGGGCAAACCTTCCGAGTCCATGGGAAAAGGCCGGGATTGGAATGTGGATCTCATCCCTAAATTCCTTATGGCCAATG gtcAGCTGGTGCGCATGCTGCTGATCACAAAAGTGACCCAGTACCTGGATTTCAAAGTGATCGAGGGCAGCTTTGTGTACAAGGGGGGCAAAATCCATAAAGTCCCTTCTACTGAGACCGAGGCTCTGTCATCAA GTCTGATGGGGTTGTTTGAGAAACGGCGCTTCAAAAACTTCCTCCAGTTCATCTCCAACTTCGACGAGAGCAACCCCAAAACCATGGAGGACGTCGACCCCCAAAAGACATCCATGAGGACCATTTTCCAAAAGTATAAACTGGGCCAGGAGGTCATGGACTTCACCGGCCACTCCCTCGCCCTCTACCGCACAGACGA CTACCTGGATCAACCCTGCATTGAGACGATAAACAGGATCAAGCTTTACAGTGAGTCTCTGGCCAGATATGGCAAGAGCCCGTACCTCTACCCACTGTACGGCCTGGGAGAACTGCCACAAGGGTTCGCCAG GCTGAGCGCCATCTACGGCGGGACGTACATGTTGAACAAGCCCATCGACGAGATCGTGATGGAGAATGGGAAGGTGGTGGGAGTCAAGTCCGAGGGAGAG ATCGCCAGGTGCAAGCAGCTGATCTGCGACCCCAGCTACGCCATGGATCGCGCCACCAaagtgggccaggtgatccgAGTCATCTGCATCATGAATCACCCGGTCGCCAACACTGGCGACATCAACTCTTGCCAGATCATCATCCCCCAGAATCAGGTCCAAAGGGAGCATG ACATCTACGTTTGTATGATCTCCTTTGCTCACAACGTGGCCGCCCAGGGCAAATACATCGCCATCATCAGCACCACGGTGGAGACGAGTGACCCCGAGAAGGAGATCAAGCCGGCCCTTGACCTGCTGACGCCCATCGAGCAGAAGTTCGTCAGCATCAGTGACCAGTATGCCCCCATCGACATGGGCACCGACAGCCAG GTCTTCATCTCCCGCACGTACGATGCCACGACTCACTTCGAGACCACCTGCGACGACATCAAGGACATCTACCGGAGGATGACGGGCTCAGACTTTGACTTTGCCGAGATGGAGCGCAAGAAGCAAGACACCTTCGGCGACGCCTGCGACTAG
- the ankrd16 gene encoding ankyrin repeat domain-containing protein 16 isoform X3, protein MDESTCRLLVRLAQEGQLSSLEEVISSGGSAAVQTVSSKHFGRSGDTLLHYAARRGHLDMVEYLIKQLGVDVEAHNNDYKRPLHEAASMSHQACVSYLLREGATVDSLKKADWTPLMMACTRRNLGVVQELLCRGADPALKNKDGWNSFHIACREGDPLVVRHILVAAPDVWRTASKTRRTALHTAAMHGREEVVQILLERCGYAPDCTDSCGVTPFMDAVRNGHVSVARLLLEKHQASPTAADVLGAQAVHQVAVTGQEEALRFLVLDLNVDVNQRATGVQLTALHYAAKEGHTSTIQTLLELGADLHARDQKGRTALHMACIGQHAAAARTLLQLGLRDSEDACGATAMQHARKPDVVRVFERGLPDPP, encoded by the exons ATGGACGAAAGCACGTGCAGGCTGCTGGTGAGGCTCGCGCAGGAGGGACAGCTGAGCTCTCTAGAGGAAGTGATATCTTCAGGCGGCTCGGCGGCGGTTCAGACCGTCAGCAGCAAACACTTCGGACGGTCGGGGGACACCCTGCTGCACTACGCTGCCAGGCGGGGACACCTGGACATGGTGGAGTACCTGATAAAGCAGCTCGGCGTGGATGTGGAGGCGCACAACAACGACTACAAGAGGCCGCTGCACGAAGCTGCTTCTATGAGCCACCAGGCGTGTGTTAGCTATCTGCTCCGGGAAGGAGCCACGGTGGACAGCTTGAAGAAAGCTGACTG GACTCCACTGATGATGGCCTGCACCCGGAGGAACCTTGGCGTGGTCCAGGAGCTGCTGTGCCGCGGCGCCGACCCCGCGCTGAAAAACAAGGACGGCTGGAACTCCTTCCACATCGCCTGCAGGGAGGGCGATCCCCTGGTCGTCCGGCACATTCTTGTTGCCGCACCGGACGTCTGGAGGACGGCGAGCAAGACGCGCCGGACTGCGCTGCACACTGCAG CGATGCACGGCCGTGAGGAGGTTGTTCAGATCTTGCTGGAGAG ATGTGGCTATGCCCCGGACTGCACTGACAGCTGTGGAGTCACTCCTTTCATGGATGCCGTCAGGAACGGACACGTGTCTGTGGCCCGGCTGCTTCTAGAGAAACACCAG gcGTCTCCAACAGCAGCTGACGTACTCGGGGCTCAGGCGGTGCACCAAGTCGCCGTCACCGGCCAGGAGGAGGCGCTGCGGTTCCTGGTGCTGGACTTAAACGTAGACGTGAATCAGAGGGCCACTGGTGTCCAGCTCACTGCCCTGCATTACGCTGCAAAG GAGGGCCACACGTCCACGATACAAACTCTGCTGGAGCTGGGGGCAGATCTTCACGCTCGGGACCAAAAGGGAAGAACTG CCCTTCACATGGCCTGCATCGGGCagcacgccgccgccgccaggACTCTCCTGCAGCTGGGACTCCGAGACTCCGAGGACGCATGTGGCGCGACAGCGATGCAGCACGCCAGGAAACCAGACGTCGTGCGAGTGTTTGAACGTGGCCTACCAGACCCACCGTGA
- the ankrd16 gene encoding ankyrin repeat domain-containing protein 16 isoform X1 produces the protein MTDLKQVGGVSASQNRFVTNNYISHKAFNMDESTCRLLVRLAQEGQLSSLEEVISSGGSAAVQTVSSKHFGRSGDTLLHYAARRGHLDMVEYLIKQLGVDVEAHNNDYKRPLHEAASMSHQACVSYLLREGATVDSLKKADWTPLMMACTRRNLGVVQELLCRGADPALKNKDGWNSFHIACREGDPLVVRHILVAAPDVWRTASKTRRTALHTAAMHGREEVVQILLERCGYAPDCTDSCGVTPFMDAVRNGHVSVARLLLEKHQASPTAADVLGAQAVHQVAVTGQEEALRFLVLDLNVDVNQRATGVQLTALHYAAKEGHTSTIQTLLELGADLHARDQKGRTALHMACIGQHAAAARTLLQLGLRDSEDACGATAMQHARKPDVVRVFERGLPDPP, from the exons ATGACGGATTTAAAACAGGTTGGAGGTGTTTCAGCGAGCCAAAATCGCTTCGTCACAAataactacatttcccataaag CCTTTAACATGGACGAAAGCACGTGCAGGCTGCTGGTGAGGCTCGCGCAGGAGGGACAGCTGAGCTCTCTAGAGGAAGTGATATCTTCAGGCGGCTCGGCGGCGGTTCAGACCGTCAGCAGCAAACACTTCGGACGGTCGGGGGACACCCTGCTGCACTACGCTGCCAGGCGGGGACACCTGGACATGGTGGAGTACCTGATAAAGCAGCTCGGCGTGGATGTGGAGGCGCACAACAACGACTACAAGAGGCCGCTGCACGAAGCTGCTTCTATGAGCCACCAGGCGTGTGTTAGCTATCTGCTCCGGGAAGGAGCCACGGTGGACAGCTTGAAGAAAGCTGACTG GACTCCACTGATGATGGCCTGCACCCGGAGGAACCTTGGCGTGGTCCAGGAGCTGCTGTGCCGCGGCGCCGACCCCGCGCTGAAAAACAAGGACGGCTGGAACTCCTTCCACATCGCCTGCAGGGAGGGCGATCCCCTGGTCGTCCGGCACATTCTTGTTGCCGCACCGGACGTCTGGAGGACGGCGAGCAAGACGCGCCGGACTGCGCTGCACACTGCAG CGATGCACGGCCGTGAGGAGGTTGTTCAGATCTTGCTGGAGAG ATGTGGCTATGCCCCGGACTGCACTGACAGCTGTGGAGTCACTCCTTTCATGGATGCCGTCAGGAACGGACACGTGTCTGTGGCCCGGCTGCTTCTAGAGAAACACCAG gcGTCTCCAACAGCAGCTGACGTACTCGGGGCTCAGGCGGTGCACCAAGTCGCCGTCACCGGCCAGGAGGAGGCGCTGCGGTTCCTGGTGCTGGACTTAAACGTAGACGTGAATCAGAGGGCCACTGGTGTCCAGCTCACTGCCCTGCATTACGCTGCAAAG GAGGGCCACACGTCCACGATACAAACTCTGCTGGAGCTGGGGGCAGATCTTCACGCTCGGGACCAAAAGGGAAGAACTG CCCTTCACATGGCCTGCATCGGGCagcacgccgccgccgccaggACTCTCCTGCAGCTGGGACTCCGAGACTCCGAGGACGCATGTGGCGCGACAGCGATGCAGCACGCCAGGAAACCAGACGTCGTGCGAGTGTTTGAACGTGGCCTACCAGACCCACCGTGA
- the ankrd16 gene encoding ankyrin repeat domain-containing protein 16 isoform X2, translating into MYNSYLCAIRAKLKKAFNMDESTCRLLVRLAQEGQLSSLEEVISSGGSAAVQTVSSKHFGRSGDTLLHYAARRGHLDMVEYLIKQLGVDVEAHNNDYKRPLHEAASMSHQACVSYLLREGATVDSLKKADWTPLMMACTRRNLGVVQELLCRGADPALKNKDGWNSFHIACREGDPLVVRHILVAAPDVWRTASKTRRTALHTAAMHGREEVVQILLERCGYAPDCTDSCGVTPFMDAVRNGHVSVARLLLEKHQASPTAADVLGAQAVHQVAVTGQEEALRFLVLDLNVDVNQRATGVQLTALHYAAKEGHTSTIQTLLELGADLHARDQKGRTALHMACIGQHAAAARTLLQLGLRDSEDACGATAMQHARKPDVVRVFERGLPDPP; encoded by the exons atgtataaTTCATATCTGTGCGCGATTAGggccaaattaaaaaaag CCTTTAACATGGACGAAAGCACGTGCAGGCTGCTGGTGAGGCTCGCGCAGGAGGGACAGCTGAGCTCTCTAGAGGAAGTGATATCTTCAGGCGGCTCGGCGGCGGTTCAGACCGTCAGCAGCAAACACTTCGGACGGTCGGGGGACACCCTGCTGCACTACGCTGCCAGGCGGGGACACCTGGACATGGTGGAGTACCTGATAAAGCAGCTCGGCGTGGATGTGGAGGCGCACAACAACGACTACAAGAGGCCGCTGCACGAAGCTGCTTCTATGAGCCACCAGGCGTGTGTTAGCTATCTGCTCCGGGAAGGAGCCACGGTGGACAGCTTGAAGAAAGCTGACTG GACTCCACTGATGATGGCCTGCACCCGGAGGAACCTTGGCGTGGTCCAGGAGCTGCTGTGCCGCGGCGCCGACCCCGCGCTGAAAAACAAGGACGGCTGGAACTCCTTCCACATCGCCTGCAGGGAGGGCGATCCCCTGGTCGTCCGGCACATTCTTGTTGCCGCACCGGACGTCTGGAGGACGGCGAGCAAGACGCGCCGGACTGCGCTGCACACTGCAG CGATGCACGGCCGTGAGGAGGTTGTTCAGATCTTGCTGGAGAG ATGTGGCTATGCCCCGGACTGCACTGACAGCTGTGGAGTCACTCCTTTCATGGATGCCGTCAGGAACGGACACGTGTCTGTGGCCCGGCTGCTTCTAGAGAAACACCAG gcGTCTCCAACAGCAGCTGACGTACTCGGGGCTCAGGCGGTGCACCAAGTCGCCGTCACCGGCCAGGAGGAGGCGCTGCGGTTCCTGGTGCTGGACTTAAACGTAGACGTGAATCAGAGGGCCACTGGTGTCCAGCTCACTGCCCTGCATTACGCTGCAAAG GAGGGCCACACGTCCACGATACAAACTCTGCTGGAGCTGGGGGCAGATCTTCACGCTCGGGACCAAAAGGGAAGAACTG CCCTTCACATGGCCTGCATCGGGCagcacgccgccgccgccaggACTCTCCTGCAGCTGGGACTCCGAGACTCCGAGGACGCATGTGGCGCGACAGCGATGCAGCACGCCAGGAAACCAGACGTCGTGCGAGTGTTTGAACGTGGCCTACCAGACCCACCGTGA